A region of the Acidimicrobiales bacterium genome:
CCAGGTCGGCCCCGACGGCACGCCTGAGTCGGCTCCGCGCGCCCCGCAGCAGCGGCGAGCGCCGTCGCCCACCAAGGAGCGCACCTCGCCGGGACAGTTCCTGAAGGAGGTCCGGGGAGAGCTGCGGAAGGTCGCATGGCCCACGAGGGCCGAGGTCACGAACTACTCCACGATCGTGCTCTTCACCCTGGTCGTGCTCATCGCCCTCATCTTCGTGCTCGACCTG
Encoded here:
- the secE gene encoding preprotein translocase subunit SecE; translation: MNRQMKRMMQRQGQVGPDGTPESAPRAPQQRRAPSPTKERTSPGQFLKEVRGELRKVAWPTRAEVTNYSTIVLFTLVVLIALIFVLDLAFAKSILFLFKT